The bacterium genome window below encodes:
- a CDS encoding nucleotide sugar dehydrogenase: MTGTRNEKGLLSRIKAKNFTAAIVGMGYVGLPLAMEYADAGIPVIGIDIDGSKVRALRAGKSYIGDVPSEAVKNAVDAGLFTPTTDYSAVGMADTVNICVPTPLRKTKDPDLSYIVGAMEHLVEYLHKDMLIVLESTTYPGTTREVLGPMVEEKGFKVGKDIFLAFSPERVDPGNTKFTTRNIPKVVGGVTPACTKVAVALYSGVLEHVHPVSTAAVAEMVKLLENTFRSVNIALVNEIALMSNRMGIDVWEVIDAAGTKPFGFMPFYPGPGIGGHCIPLDPFYLSWKAKQFGFESRFIELAGVVNGQMPHYTVEKVAEALNRSRKAVNGAKVLVLGVAYKKDISDVRESPALDILQLLAKKGARLSYCDPYVAEVREAGMTLSASPFSAATLRKADCVVIVTNHAAFDYKLVAREAKVIVDTRNALTGHNGRKIIKL, from the coding sequence TCCCGGTCATCGGGATCGACATCGACGGATCCAAGGTCCGCGCGCTGCGGGCAGGGAAGTCGTACATCGGTGACGTTCCGTCCGAGGCGGTGAAAAACGCGGTCGACGCGGGACTGTTCACGCCGACCACCGACTACTCGGCGGTCGGGATGGCGGACACGGTCAACATCTGCGTCCCCACGCCGCTGCGCAAGACGAAGGATCCGGACCTCTCGTACATCGTCGGCGCGATGGAGCACCTTGTGGAGTATCTCCACAAGGACATGCTGATCGTCCTCGAGAGCACCACGTACCCCGGGACCACGCGGGAGGTCCTCGGACCGATGGTGGAGGAGAAGGGGTTCAAGGTGGGAAAGGACATCTTCCTCGCCTTCTCGCCCGAGCGGGTCGACCCCGGGAATACGAAGTTCACGACGAGGAACATCCCGAAAGTGGTGGGCGGCGTGACGCCCGCGTGCACGAAGGTGGCGGTGGCGCTCTACAGCGGCGTGCTCGAACACGTCCACCCGGTGTCGACCGCGGCGGTCGCCGAGATGGTGAAGCTGCTCGAGAACACGTTCCGGTCGGTGAACATCGCGCTGGTGAACGAGATCGCGCTCATGTCGAACCGGATGGGGATCGACGTGTGGGAGGTGATCGACGCGGCCGGGACGAAGCCGTTCGGCTTCATGCCCTTCTACCCGGGACCGGGGATCGGCGGGCACTGCATCCCGCTGGACCCGTTCTACCTGTCGTGGAAGGCGAAGCAGTTCGGGTTCGAGTCGCGCTTCATCGAGCTGGCGGGCGTGGTGAATGGGCAGATGCCGCACTACACCGTGGAAAAGGTGGCCGAGGCGCTCAACCGGAGCCGGAAGGCGGTCAACGGGGCGAAGGTGCTGGTGCTGGGCGTGGCGTACAAGAAGGACATCAGCGACGTGCGCGAGTCGCCGGCCCTCGATATCCTGCAGCTTCTGGCGAAAAAGGGGGCGCGCCTGTCGTATTGCGACCCGTACGTGGCCGAGGTGCGGGAGGCGGGGATGACGCTCTCCGCGTCGCCGTTTTCCGCCGCGACGCTCCGGAAGGCCGACTGCGTGGTGATCGTGACGAACCACGCCGCGTTCGACTATAAACTTGTCGCCCGCGAGGCAAAGGTGATCGTCGACACCCGCAACGCGCTGACGGGGCACAACGGCCGCAAGATCATAAAGCTCTGA